The Tepidamorphus gemmatus sequence ACCATCGACCCATCGGACGCCAAGGATCATGACGATGCCGTCCATGCGGCGCCCGATACCGATCCCGCCAACCCTGGCGGCCACATCATCACGGTCGCGATCGCTGACGTCGCCCACTACGTCCGTCAGGGCAGCGCACTCGACAGATCGGCGCGCGAACGCGGCAATTCGGTCTACTTCCCCGATCGCGTGGTGCCGATGCTACCGGAGGAGCTGTCGTCGGACCTGTGCTCGCTAAGGGCCGGCGAGGACCGCGCGGCAATCGTCGCCGAGATTGTCGTCGATGCGAATGGCCGGATGCGCCGGCACCGGTTCTCTCGGGCGGTGGTTCGGGTGGCGGCGGGCATCGACTATGTCCGCGCTCAGGATGCGATCGACGGCCGGACGGACGGCGACACCGCCGCCATCCTCGACACGGTGCTGAGGCCATTGTGGGCGGCCTTCGCGGCCGTGGCGAAGGCGCGCGACGCGCGTGAGCCGCTGGAACTCGAGATTCCGGAGCGCAAGCTCGTCCTCGATGGCGCCGGCCATGTAAAGAAGGTGACGGTGCCGCCGCGCCTCGACAGCCACCGGCTGATCGAGGCGTTCATGATCCTCGCCAATGTCGCCGCGGCGGAGACGCTGGAGAAGCGGCGCATGCCCCTGCTCTACCGTGTCCACGACGCACCGTCGCCGGAAAAGCTCGCCGCACTGTCGGACTTCCTGGCGACCATCGGCCTCAAGCTGCCCAAGGCCGGCGTGCTGCTGCCGCGCCACTTCAACGGCATCCTCCGACGCGTCCAGGGCAGCGAGCACGAACGGCTGGTCAACGAGGTGATACTGCGCAGCCAGGCGCAGGCGGAATACGCCGCCGGCAATTTCGGACATTTCGGCCTCAATCTCCGCCGCTACGCCCATTTCACCTCGCCGATCCGGCGCTATGCCGACCTGATCGTCCACCGGGCGCTGATCCGGGCGCTTGATCTCGGCAATGACGGGCTCGACGATCGCACCATCGACAAGCTCGACGAGATCGCCGCCCATATCTCGGCGACCGAGCGCCGCGCGATGCTGGCCGAGCGCGAGACCGTTGACAGGCTCATCGCCGACTACCTTGCCGACAGGATCGGGGCGACCTTCCACGGGCGGATCACCGGAGTGACCCGATCCGGCCTGTTCGTTCGGCTTGACGATACTGGGGCCGACGGGTTCATTCCCCTGTCGAGCCTCGGCGCCGACTACTATCTCCACGACGAGGCGAGTCAGCGGGTCGTTGGCGAACGGACCGGCGAGACCCACAGGCTCGGAGACGAGGTCGAGGTGCGACTCGTTGAAGCGGTGCCGCTGGCCGGCGCCTTGCGGTTTGAGCTTCTCAGCGAAGGCGCCTATCTAGGTTCGCGTTCGAGACCAAGACCACGCCGCGGCAGCCCCGAGCGCAAGGCCGGGCGACGCGGCAGACCGGAAAGCCGATGACACAGCCCGAGACCACCTGGCGACGCAGCACGGCAGAGCGGCCGGGGCGTCCGCTCGTACTGGCGATGCGGCGCGGCGCCACGCTGAAATGCCCCGCCTGCGGAACCGGCGGACTCTATCGCGCCTACCTGAAGGTGAGCGAAGCCTGCCCGGCCTGCGGCGAGGCGCTGCACCATCACCGTGCCGATGACGCGCCGCCCTACTTCACCATCGTGCTTGTCGGCCACATCGTCGTGCCGCTGGTGCTGACGGTCGAAAAGCTCTACGCCCCGCCGATCTGGCTTCAGGCCACCGCCTGGTCGCTGGTGACGCTGCTGATGGCGCTGGCGGCCCTGCCGATGATCAAGGGGGCGCTCGTCGGCCTGCAATGGGCCCTCTACATGCACGGCTTCGACCCGCATGCCTCCGGCCGGGAGGACTGGGACGGAACCGGAGTTCAGCCAACCGGATCCAAGACGTGACTGCCAACGAGAAGCTTATCAACGAAGCCACCCGAACCTTCGAGCATCCCAACGTTCGGCCGAGCGATTCCGCCTCGCTCATTATCGTCGACCGACGCGCAGGCGTTCCCTATGTCCTGATGGGCAAGCGCAGCGAGCGGCACGTCTTCTACCCGGGCGCCTTCGTGTTTCCCGGGGGCCGGGTCGATCCGCGCGACGGGCACGCGCCGCTTGCCGGCGACCTCGATCCGGCGACGCGCACGCGGCTGCTGACCCGGATGCGGGGCCGCACCAGCGAACACCGCGCCCGCGCCATCGCGCTCGCCGGGATCCGCGAGGCCTTCGAGGAGGCGGGCATCCTGATCGGACGTCCAGGAAAACCGCACAAGTCCGCGCCGGCGGACTGGCAGCTGTTCCTGAGCCACGGGCTGCTGCCCGACCTGTCGCGGCTCGCCTTCATCATGCGCGCCATCACGCCGCCGCGCCGGCCGCGGCGCTTCGACAACCGCTTCTTTGCTGTCGAGGCGGATGCCATCGCGCTCGAGCTTCCGGCCAGCCGGCGGCCGAGCGATGAACTCGGCGAACTGATCTGGCTACCCATCGAGGAAGCCAGGTCGCTGAAGATTCCCGCGGTGACCCAGGTCGCGCTCAACGAGCTCGAGGACCGGCTCGCCGCGCCGGGGGGCCTCGCCGCCGACCTGCCCGTGCCCTACTATCACGCCATCCGGCAGAAATTCCTCCGCGAGCTTCTGTAGCCGGATCGGCGCGGGCGAGCGCCGGCACCCCTGGCAGCGGCAGTCGCGGAGCGCGACCTTGGACAGCGTACGACCTTGCGAGTCTCCGGCGGCGGCCGTTGACCCGGCTGCCCGATGGCGCAGCATCGCGGCGGCGATCGGCTGCATCTCGATCGTCGGCTTCGCGCTGGCGCTGACCATCCCGCTCTTGTCGCTGATGCTGGAGGCGCGCGGCATCTCCGACACTTGGATCGGGCTCAACACTGCCGTTGCCGGGCTGGGGGCACTGGTGACGGCTGCCGTGGTGCCACGGCTAGTCGGCAGGTTCGGGACCGTTCGACTGCTCTACGCGGCGGTGACCGCCGGGGCCGTGGCGCTGCTGCTGTTGCCGCCCTCCCCGTTCTGGGCGTGGTTCCCGATCCGGTTCGTCCTGACGGGGGCGATCACGGTGCTGTTCGTCGTCAGCGAATTCTGGATCAACGCAACCGCACCCGACGGCAAACGTGGCCTGGTGATGGGCATCTATGCCTCGGTGCTGTCGGCGGGCTTCGCCGCCGGACCGGCGGTGCTGGCGATCTTCGGCAGCGCCAGCCCGATCCCGCTTGCGGTCGCGACGATCAGCTTCGTCCTGGCTGCCATCCCGGTGGCACTCGCCGGCAACGTCGTGCCGAAGGTGGAGGGCCGCTCGAAGCTGCCGATGATCTCGCTCGTTTTCGTTGCCCCGGCTGCGATCCTTGCGGCGCTGGTGTTCGGCGCAGGCGAGTCCACGACCCTTGCCTTCATAGCTCTGTGGGGCCAGCGCAGCGGCTTCGCCGAGGCCGAGGCGGCGCTGCTCCTGACCATGGCGGGGCTCGGCAACCTTCTCTTCCAGGTGCCGATCGGCATGCTTGCGGACCGCGCCAACCGCTCGATGGTGCTGACGCTGTGCGGCGCCATCGCAAGCGTCGGCGCAGGACTGCTGCCGATGGCCAGCGACAGCGTCACCCTCGCCTTCGCAATCATCTTCGTCTGGGGCGGAGTCGCCGCCGGGCTCTACACCGTGGGACTGACCCAGCTCGGTGCCCGCTTCACCGGTGCCGAGCTCGCCAGCGCCAACGCGCTGTTCGTCATGCTCTACTCGGTCGGCATGCTGATCGGACCGGCGATGGGCGGGGCGGCAATGGACGCCTGGCCGCCC is a genomic window containing:
- the rnr gene encoding ribonuclease R — its product is MVKGRRSEGKVALPTREAILEFIRDHPGKAGKREIARAFGITSSDRIGLKALLKQMAEEGLVERRRKALKRPGHIAAVEELEVVSRTPEGDVVAIPTDWDEAEHGMPPRVLIMPERGRKARLQAPGVGDRILARIRDRADRDGGIAHEGRVIRILDRRPTTIVGVFEERPGGAGVVRSVDRKDRRDLIVAPGDSGNAEDGNLVRVEIRKSVRLGPPRAVVREVVGDLKSEKAVSLIAILTHGIPYEFPAEAIAEAQAAQPVGLQGRLDLRRLPLVTIDPSDAKDHDDAVHAAPDTDPANPGGHIITVAIADVAHYVRQGSALDRSARERGNSVYFPDRVVPMLPEELSSDLCSLRAGEDRAAIVAEIVVDANGRMRRHRFSRAVVRVAAGIDYVRAQDAIDGRTDGDTAAILDTVLRPLWAAFAAVAKARDAREPLELEIPERKLVLDGAGHVKKVTVPPRLDSHRLIEAFMILANVAAAETLEKRRMPLLYRVHDAPSPEKLAALSDFLATIGLKLPKAGVLLPRHFNGILRRVQGSEHERLVNEVILRSQAQAEYAAGNFGHFGLNLRRYAHFTSPIRRYADLIVHRALIRALDLGNDGLDDRTIDKLDEIAAHISATERRAMLAERETVDRLIADYLADRIGATFHGRITGVTRSGLFVRLDDTGADGFIPLSSLGADYYLHDEASQRVVGERTGETHRLGDEVEVRLVEAVPLAGALRFELLSEGAYLGSRSRPRPRRGSPERKAGRRGRPESR
- a CDS encoding DUF983 domain-containing protein produces the protein MTQPETTWRRSTAERPGRPLVLAMRRGATLKCPACGTGGLYRAYLKVSEACPACGEALHHHRADDAPPYFTIVLVGHIVVPLVLTVEKLYAPPIWLQATAWSLVTLLMALAALPMIKGALVGLQWALYMHGFDPHASGREDWDGTGVQPTGSKT
- a CDS encoding NUDIX hydrolase; the protein is MTANEKLINEATRTFEHPNVRPSDSASLIIVDRRAGVPYVLMGKRSERHVFYPGAFVFPGGRVDPRDGHAPLAGDLDPATRTRLLTRMRGRTSEHRARAIALAGIREAFEEAGILIGRPGKPHKSAPADWQLFLSHGLLPDLSRLAFIMRAITPPRRPRRFDNRFFAVEADAIALELPASRRPSDELGELIWLPIEEARSLKIPAVTQVALNELEDRLAAPGGLAADLPVPYYHAIRQKFLRELL
- a CDS encoding MFS transporter, giving the protein MDSVRPCESPAAAVDPAARWRSIAAAIGCISIVGFALALTIPLLSLMLEARGISDTWIGLNTAVAGLGALVTAAVVPRLVGRFGTVRLLYAAVTAGAVALLLLPPSPFWAWFPIRFVLTGAITVLFVVSEFWINATAPDGKRGLVMGIYASVLSAGFAAGPAVLAIFGSASPIPLAVATISFVLAAIPVALAGNVVPKVEGRSKLPMISLVFVAPAAILAALVFGAGESTTLAFIALWGQRSGFAEAEAALLLTMAGLGNLLFQVPIGMLADRANRSMVLTLCGAIASVGAGLLPMASDSVTLAFAIIFVWGGVAAGLYTVGLTQLGARFTGAELASANALFVMLYSVGMLIGPAMGGAAMDAWPPDGLPLALALLFGAYTLIAGGRWITSR